Proteins encoded within one genomic window of uncultured Draconibacterium sp.:
- a CDS encoding ferritin family protein, translated as MKRTVIIPIFAVLISAISLQSNGKTISSETSNASTLNYENMKTAFTGETTASAKYAAYSKKAEEEGYREIALLFKAASLSEKVHANNHKAVLLQGNQDVPVVTPDFTVKSTSENLKDAIVGESYEITTMYPDFIKNASKASNQFSLMSLTYAYKTEQKHKPLYENALTALQNNTVKSLPSVFYVCPTCGNTYDTKAPARCGISMTSSEKFIKIDSLN; from the coding sequence ATGAAAAGAACAGTTATTATTCCAATTTTTGCAGTACTTATTTCTGCAATTTCGTTACAATCGAACGGTAAAACGATTTCTTCAGAAACATCCAATGCCAGTACTTTAAATTATGAAAATATGAAGACCGCTTTTACGGGTGAAACAACAGCTAGTGCTAAATATGCGGCATACAGTAAAAAAGCCGAAGAAGAGGGGTATCGTGAGATTGCTTTGCTTTTTAAAGCAGCATCATTATCTGAAAAAGTTCATGCCAATAATCATAAAGCAGTTTTATTGCAAGGAAATCAGGACGTGCCTGTAGTTACCCCCGATTTTACGGTAAAATCGACTAGTGAAAACCTGAAAGATGCGATCGTTGGTGAATCTTACGAGATAACAACCATGTATCCCGATTTTATCAAAAATGCCAGCAAAGCCTCCAACCAGTTTTCATTGATGAGCCTGACGTATGCTTATAAAACAGAGCAAAAACACAAACCGCTGTATGAAAATGCACTTACTGCGCTTCAAAACAATACAGTAAAATCACTGCCTTCTGTATTTTACGTTTGTCCAACTTGCGGTAATACTTACGATACTAAAGCTCCTGCTCGTTGTGGAATATCAATGACAAGTTCTGAGAAATTCATTAAAATTGACTCGCTTAATTAA